A part of Capsicum annuum cultivar UCD-10X-F1 chromosome 6, UCD10Xv1.1, whole genome shotgun sequence genomic DNA contains:
- the LOC107875436 gene encoding RNA-directed DNA methylation 4 isoform X1 translates to MPPALYKEKIYKINGNGGKKITSTISIVTGETPPLTYIPITMAAVAESSKEDNKLVIVRVKRKAYQSRLDAFWLEINERPVKRPLIDFAKLKIDESSSRVEELKSRKVLVRHVETVASSEVTIDIVKSFVQSAPADSSEGKEKSEIRRSFRTEKKQDRLLAKAKQKQEDLSKSARFEQIWKSRKEKSKLMHDKELNEMCRLYDVIRVDTEEKSHEVQEETTGFEDQKMMSQYLPLLWEVMPSAAEEIESEIHNNAMKQDGYVYDYYAVKKDTNTDDDIASPFPLVKVDEDDDYYDGPDHSDYESDDSNAEHNPWNDYPDEEESEDEDETHSSSDKSEVSSSNSEEQYGSDTVGVITFKNMSMGREDWPDYAEDMYGELDVEASDDDDDEEEW, encoded by the exons atgccACCAGctttatataaagaaaaaatatacaaaattaatGGAAATGGCGGAAAAAAAATTACTAGTACTATCTCAATCGTAACTGGCGAAACACCGCCGCTGACTTACATTCCGATAACAATGGCTGCAGTGGCGGAGAGTTCGAAGGAAGACAACAAGCTCGTCATTGTTAGGGTTAAGAGAAAAGCTTACCAGTCTCGCCTTGACGCTTTCT GGCTCGAAATCAATGAGAGGCCAGTTAAACGACCATTGATCGATTTTGCCAAGCTGAAAATAGATGAATCTTCAAGTAGag TGGAAGAATTGAAGAGCCGAAAGGTACTTGTGCGACATGTGGAGACAGTAGCTAGCTCAGAGGTCACTATTGATATCGTGAAGTCTTTTGTG CAGTCGGCTCCAGCAGATTCTTCAGAAGGCAAAGAGAAATCTGAGATAAGGCGAAGTTTTAGGACAGAAAAG AAACAAGATCGGCTACTTGCCAAGGCTAAGCAAAAGCAAGAG GATTTGTCAAAATCTGCCCGGTTTGAGCAAATATGGAAAAgcagaaaagaaaagagcaaacTAATGCACGACAAAGAGCTGAATGAGATGTGTCGGCTATATGATGTTATTCGTGTTGATACTGAAGAAAAAAGCCATGAAGTGCAAGAGGA GACTACTGGTTTTGAAGATCAGAAGATGATGTCCCAATATTTGCCTCTTTTATGGGAAGTCATGCCGAGTGCTGCTGAAGAAATTGAGTCAGAGATTCATAATAATGCGATGAAACAAG ATGGTTATGTTTATGACTATTATGCTGTTAAGAAGGATACCAACACTGATGATGATATTGCTAGCCCTTTTCCGTT GGTAAAGGTTGATGAAGATGATGACTACTATGATGGTCCTGATCATTCAGACTACGAATCTGATGATTCCAATG CTGAACACAATCCCTGGAATGATTATCCGGATGAAGAGGAATCTGAAGATGAGGATGAAACCCACTCATCAAGTGATAAATCAGAAGTTTCAAGCAGCAATTCTGAGGAACAATATGGATCTGATACTGTTGGTGTAATTACTTTTAAGAATATGAGCATGGGCCGCGAAGATTGGCCAGATTATGCTGAAGATATGTATGGTGAGTTAGATGTTGAAGCttccgatgatgatgatgacgaggAGGAATGGTGA
- the LOC107875436 gene encoding RNA-directed DNA methylation 4 isoform X2 — protein sequence MPPALYKEKIYKINGNGGKKITSTISIVTGETPPLTYIPITMAAVAESSKEDNKLVIVRVKRKAYQSRLDAFWLEINERPVKRPLIDFAKLKIDESSSRVEELKSRKVLVRHVETVASSEVTIDIVKSFVQSAPADSSEGKEKSEIRRSFRTEKKQDRLLAKAKQKQEDLSKSARFEQIWKSRKEKSKLMHDKELNEMCRLYDVIRVDTEEKSHEVQEETTGFEDQKMMSQYLPLLWEVMPSAAEEIESEIHNNAMKQASSDGYVYDYYAVKKDTNTDDDIASPFPLVKVDEDDDYYDGPDHSDYESDDSNAEHNPWNDYPDEEESEDEDETHSSSDKSEVSSSNSEEQYGSDTVGVITFKNMSMGREDWPDYAEDMYGELDVEASDDDDDEEEW from the exons atgccACCAGctttatataaagaaaaaatatacaaaattaatGGAAATGGCGGAAAAAAAATTACTAGTACTATCTCAATCGTAACTGGCGAAACACCGCCGCTGACTTACATTCCGATAACAATGGCTGCAGTGGCGGAGAGTTCGAAGGAAGACAACAAGCTCGTCATTGTTAGGGTTAAGAGAAAAGCTTACCAGTCTCGCCTTGACGCTTTCT GGCTCGAAATCAATGAGAGGCCAGTTAAACGACCATTGATCGATTTTGCCAAGCTGAAAATAGATGAATCTTCAAGTAGag TGGAAGAATTGAAGAGCCGAAAGGTACTTGTGCGACATGTGGAGACAGTAGCTAGCTCAGAGGTCACTATTGATATCGTGAAGTCTTTTGTG CAGTCGGCTCCAGCAGATTCTTCAGAAGGCAAAGAGAAATCTGAGATAAGGCGAAGTTTTAGGACAGAAAAG AAACAAGATCGGCTACTTGCCAAGGCTAAGCAAAAGCAAGAG GATTTGTCAAAATCTGCCCGGTTTGAGCAAATATGGAAAAgcagaaaagaaaagagcaaacTAATGCACGACAAAGAGCTGAATGAGATGTGTCGGCTATATGATGTTATTCGTGTTGATACTGAAGAAAAAAGCCATGAAGTGCAAGAGGA GACTACTGGTTTTGAAGATCAGAAGATGATGTCCCAATATTTGCCTCTTTTATGGGAAGTCATGCCGAGTGCTGCTGAAGAAATTGAGTCAGAGATTCATAATAATGCGATGAAACAAG CATCTTCAGATGGTTATGTTTATGACTATTATGCTGTTAAGAAGGATACCAACACTGATGATGATATTGCTAGCCCTTTTCCGTT GGTAAAGGTTGATGAAGATGATGACTACTATGATGGTCCTGATCATTCAGACTACGAATCTGATGATTCCAATG CTGAACACAATCCCTGGAATGATTATCCGGATGAAGAGGAATCTGAAGATGAGGATGAAACCCACTCATCAAGTGATAAATCAGAAGTTTCAAGCAGCAATTCTGAGGAACAATATGGATCTGATACTGTTGGTGTAATTACTTTTAAGAATATGAGCATGGGCCGCGAAGATTGGCCAGATTATGCTGAAGATATGTATGGTGAGTTAGATGTTGAAGCttccgatgatgatgatgacgaggAGGAATGGTGA
- the LOC107875436 gene encoding RNA-directed DNA methylation 4 isoform X3 codes for MPPALYKEKIYKINGNGGKKITSTISIVTGETPPLTYIPITMAAVAESSKEDNKLVIVRVKRKAYQSRLDAFWLEINERPVKRPLIDFAKLKIDESSSRVEELKSRKVLVRHVETVASSEVTIDIVKSFVSAPADSSEGKEKSEIRRSFRTEKKQDRLLAKAKQKQEDLSKSARFEQIWKSRKEKSKLMHDKELNEMCRLYDVIRVDTEEKSHEVQEETTGFEDQKMMSQYLPLLWEVMPSAAEEIESEIHNNAMKQASSDGYVYDYYAVKKDTNTDDDIASPFPLVKVDEDDDYYDGPDHSDYESDDSNAEHNPWNDYPDEEESEDEDETHSSSDKSEVSSSNSEEQYGSDTVGVITFKNMSMGREDWPDYAEDMYGELDVEASDDDDDEEEW; via the exons atgccACCAGctttatataaagaaaaaatatacaaaattaatGGAAATGGCGGAAAAAAAATTACTAGTACTATCTCAATCGTAACTGGCGAAACACCGCCGCTGACTTACATTCCGATAACAATGGCTGCAGTGGCGGAGAGTTCGAAGGAAGACAACAAGCTCGTCATTGTTAGGGTTAAGAGAAAAGCTTACCAGTCTCGCCTTGACGCTTTCT GGCTCGAAATCAATGAGAGGCCAGTTAAACGACCATTGATCGATTTTGCCAAGCTGAAAATAGATGAATCTTCAAGTAGag TGGAAGAATTGAAGAGCCGAAAGGTACTTGTGCGACATGTGGAGACAGTAGCTAGCTCAGAGGTCACTATTGATATCGTGAAGTCTTTTGTG TCGGCTCCAGCAGATTCTTCAGAAGGCAAAGAGAAATCTGAGATAAGGCGAAGTTTTAGGACAGAAAAG AAACAAGATCGGCTACTTGCCAAGGCTAAGCAAAAGCAAGAG GATTTGTCAAAATCTGCCCGGTTTGAGCAAATATGGAAAAgcagaaaagaaaagagcaaacTAATGCACGACAAAGAGCTGAATGAGATGTGTCGGCTATATGATGTTATTCGTGTTGATACTGAAGAAAAAAGCCATGAAGTGCAAGAGGA GACTACTGGTTTTGAAGATCAGAAGATGATGTCCCAATATTTGCCTCTTTTATGGGAAGTCATGCCGAGTGCTGCTGAAGAAATTGAGTCAGAGATTCATAATAATGCGATGAAACAAG CATCTTCAGATGGTTATGTTTATGACTATTATGCTGTTAAGAAGGATACCAACACTGATGATGATATTGCTAGCCCTTTTCCGTT GGTAAAGGTTGATGAAGATGATGACTACTATGATGGTCCTGATCATTCAGACTACGAATCTGATGATTCCAATG CTGAACACAATCCCTGGAATGATTATCCGGATGAAGAGGAATCTGAAGATGAGGATGAAACCCACTCATCAAGTGATAAATCAGAAGTTTCAAGCAGCAATTCTGAGGAACAATATGGATCTGATACTGTTGGTGTAATTACTTTTAAGAATATGAGCATGGGCCGCGAAGATTGGCCAGATTATGCTGAAGATATGTATGGTGAGTTAGATGTTGAAGCttccgatgatgatgatgacgaggAGGAATGGTGA
- the LOC107875436 gene encoding RNA-directed DNA methylation 4 isoform X4, which yields MPPALYKEKIYKINGNGGKKITSTISIVTGETPPLTYIPITMAAVAESSKEDNKLVIVRVKRKAYQSRLDAFWLEINERPVKRPLIDFAKLKIDESSSRVEELKSRKVLVRHVETVASSEVTIDIVKSFVSAPADSSEGKEKSEIRRSFRTEKKQDRLLAKAKQKQEDLSKSARFEQIWKSRKEKSKLMHDKELNEMCRLYDVIRVDTEEKSHEVQEETTGFEDQKMMSQYLPLLWEVMPSAAEEIESEIHNNAMKQDGYVYDYYAVKKDTNTDDDIASPFPLVKVDEDDDYYDGPDHSDYESDDSNAEHNPWNDYPDEEESEDEDETHSSSDKSEVSSSNSEEQYGSDTVGVITFKNMSMGREDWPDYAEDMYGELDVEASDDDDDEEEW from the exons atgccACCAGctttatataaagaaaaaatatacaaaattaatGGAAATGGCGGAAAAAAAATTACTAGTACTATCTCAATCGTAACTGGCGAAACACCGCCGCTGACTTACATTCCGATAACAATGGCTGCAGTGGCGGAGAGTTCGAAGGAAGACAACAAGCTCGTCATTGTTAGGGTTAAGAGAAAAGCTTACCAGTCTCGCCTTGACGCTTTCT GGCTCGAAATCAATGAGAGGCCAGTTAAACGACCATTGATCGATTTTGCCAAGCTGAAAATAGATGAATCTTCAAGTAGag TGGAAGAATTGAAGAGCCGAAAGGTACTTGTGCGACATGTGGAGACAGTAGCTAGCTCAGAGGTCACTATTGATATCGTGAAGTCTTTTGTG TCGGCTCCAGCAGATTCTTCAGAAGGCAAAGAGAAATCTGAGATAAGGCGAAGTTTTAGGACAGAAAAG AAACAAGATCGGCTACTTGCCAAGGCTAAGCAAAAGCAAGAG GATTTGTCAAAATCTGCCCGGTTTGAGCAAATATGGAAAAgcagaaaagaaaagagcaaacTAATGCACGACAAAGAGCTGAATGAGATGTGTCGGCTATATGATGTTATTCGTGTTGATACTGAAGAAAAAAGCCATGAAGTGCAAGAGGA GACTACTGGTTTTGAAGATCAGAAGATGATGTCCCAATATTTGCCTCTTTTATGGGAAGTCATGCCGAGTGCTGCTGAAGAAATTGAGTCAGAGATTCATAATAATGCGATGAAACAAG ATGGTTATGTTTATGACTATTATGCTGTTAAGAAGGATACCAACACTGATGATGATATTGCTAGCCCTTTTCCGTT GGTAAAGGTTGATGAAGATGATGACTACTATGATGGTCCTGATCATTCAGACTACGAATCTGATGATTCCAATG CTGAACACAATCCCTGGAATGATTATCCGGATGAAGAGGAATCTGAAGATGAGGATGAAACCCACTCATCAAGTGATAAATCAGAAGTTTCAAGCAGCAATTCTGAGGAACAATATGGATCTGATACTGTTGGTGTAATTACTTTTAAGAATATGAGCATGGGCCGCGAAGATTGGCCAGATTATGCTGAAGATATGTATGGTGAGTTAGATGTTGAAGCttccgatgatgatgatgacgaggAGGAATGGTGA
- the LOC107875417 gene encoding protein NUCLEAR FUSION DEFECTIVE 4, with translation MSKQWMSLVGALWLQSMAGTNTNFPAYSSQIKKLLSISQIQLNNLAFASDAGKLLGWFAGIAANYLPLWVVLLIGATLGLIGYGVQYLFLINYIHSLSYWHVFSLTFLAGNSICWINTVSYIVSIRNFPLDRQVAVGLSTSYISLSAKIVTDIVDVINVFAPSDERAKTYLLLNSVLPLLIAVVASPIIRETKVEKSRKLSDGFRVMFVITIATGIYAVITSIKPAISKLLPRLLSLIGMVIFLMLPILVPLSERIKEHWHGKCWIRRDQKICDLSNLEEEIRTTEKENNNCIIVNSGVIKEDNNDLGCSVMEEIGAKKMLMKLEFWLYFFVYLFGGTLGLVYLNNLGQIADTRGCNGTSSLVSLSSSFGFFGRLLPSLFDYLFSRSKYAVSRPATIAMTLAPMTGAFFLLLNNSHIALYTSTAIIGICTGAITSISVSQTTELFGAKNFGVNHNIVVANIPIGSFLFGDLAAMLYRRQGNSSTSDGSCLGMKCFQTTFVIWGCLCFLGTCLAFILHTRTRKFYQHLRGGN, from the exons ATGTCTAAACAATGGATGAGCCTAGTGGGAGCATTGTGGTTACAGTCTATGGCTGGTACAAACACAAATTTCCCAGCTTATTCTtcacaaataaaaaaacttttatcAATTTCCCAAATTCAGCTTAACAATTTAGCATTTGCTTCTGATGCTGGAAAATTACTTGGTTGGTTTGCTGGAATTGCAGCTAATTATTTACCCCTTTGGGTAGTACTTTTAATTGGCGCAACACTTGGATTAATTGGCTATGGGGTGCAATATCTTTTTCTTATAAATTATATACATTCCTTATCCTATTGGCATGTTTTTTCACTCACTTTTTTAGCTGGCAATAGTATTTGTTGGATCAATACTGTTTCGTATATAGTATCGATACGAAATTTCCCATTGGATAGACAAGTTGCGGTTGGATTATCGACTAGTTACATAAGTTTAAGTGCCAAAATTGTAACGGATATAGTTGATGTCATCAATGTTTTCGCCCCTAGTGATGAAAGGGCGAAAACTTATTTGCTCCTGAACTCCGTTTTGCCTCTGTTGATAGCGGTTGTTGCATCTCCAATTATTCGCGAAACTAaggtagaaaaatcaagaaagttatcGGATGGGTTTCGAGTTATGTTTGTTATAACGATTGCTACGGGGATTTATGCAGTGATCACTAGCATAAAGCCTGCGATTTCGAAATTATTGCCAAGACTGTTGAGCTTAATTGGTATGGTAATTTTCTTAATGCTACCAATTTTGGTGCCATTGAGTGAAAGAATCAAAGAACATTGGCATGGAAAATGCTGGATAAGGAGGGACCAAAAAATATGTGATTTAAGTAATTTGGAGGAGGAGATTAGAACAACTGAAAAGGAGAATAATAATTGTATTATTGTTAATAGTGGGGTTATTAAGGAGGATAATAATGATCTTGGATGTAGTGTAATGGAGGAAATTGGAGCAAAGAAAATGTTGATGAAATTGGAattttggttgtatttttttgtttatttgtttggtGGCACATTGGGTTTGGTTTATTTGAATAATTTGGGACAAATTGCTGATACTCGTGGATGCAATGGGACTTCTTCATTggtttcattatcatcttcatttgGTTTCTTTGGTAGACTTCTTCCTTCACTCTTCGACTACCTCTTCTCCAG gaGTAAATATGCAGTATCAAGACCAGCTACCATAGCAATGACACTAGCACCAATGACAGGAGCATTCTTTTTGCTACTCAACAATAGTCACATTGCTCTCTACACAAGCACAGCCATAATTGGAATTTGTACTGGAGCAATTACTTCAATTTCTGTCTCACAAACTACTGAGCTATTTGGGGCCAAAAATTTTGGTGTTAATCACAATATTGTTGTGGCAAATATACCAATTGGTTCATTTTTATTTGGAGATTTGGCAGCTATGTTATACAGAAGACAAGGAAATTCATCAACAAGTGATGGAAGTTGTTTAGGgatgaagtgttttcagacaactTTTGTTATATGGGGCTGTCTTTGTTTCCTAGGAACTTGTCTTGCTTTTATTCTTCATACAAGAACTCGAAAATTTTATCAACATTTACGTGGAGGAAACTAA
- the LOC107875418 gene encoding cationic peroxidase 1 — protein sequence MAFYCNFYLSVLIIIMFSVIGLCSADLSSDYYEKSCPKATYTIKNVVANAVTKERRMGASLLRLHFHDCFVNGCDGSILLDDTSDFTGEKTAKPNTNSLRGFDVIDKIKSQVEKLCPGIVSCADIVAVAARDSVVLLGGPSWTVQLGRRDSTTASLSAANSDIPSPILDLSDLITSFSNKGFTAKEMVALAGGHTIGKAQCTTFRERVYNETNIDSSLATSLKSNCPSTGGDDTLSSLDATTPVLFDNHFYKNLVNNKGVLHSDQQLFSGGSTDSQVKTYSTNPITFDADFANAMVKMGNLSPLTGTNGQIRTNCRKIN from the exons ATggcattttattgtaatttctacTTGTCTGTGCttataataattatgttttcagTAATTGGACTTTGTTCAGCTGATTTATCATCTGACTACTATGAGAAATCATGTCCAAAAGCTACGTATACCATTAAAAACGTAGTGGCAAATGCTGTAACCAAAGAGAGACGCATGGGGGCCTCGTTGCTTCGTCTTCATTTTCATGATTGCTTCGTTAAT GGATGTGATGGATCTATATTATTGGATGATACTTCAGATTTTACTGGAGAGAAAACAGCAAAGCCAAATACAAATTCATTAAGGGGTTTTGATGtgatagataaaataaaatctcaagtAGAGAAATTATGTCCTGGAATTGTTTCTTGTGCAGATATTGTAGCTGTTGCAGCAAGAGATTCTGTTGTACTT TTAGGTGGGCCTTCATGGACAGTCCAATTAGGCAGAAGAGATTCAACAACAGCAAGTTTAAGTGCAGCAAATAGTGATATTCCTTCCCCTATATTGGATCTTAGTGACCTTATTACTAGCTTTTCCAATAAAGGCTTCACTGCTAAAGAAATGGTTGCTCTTGCAG gTGGTCACACGATAGGCAAAGCACAATGTACAACATTCCGAGAACGTGTGTACAACGAAACAAACATCGACTCATCATTGGCTACATCGTTAAAATCCAACTGTCCTAGTACTGGCGGAGACGACACCCTTTCATCACTTGATGCAACTACCCCGGTATTATTCGATAACCATTTTTACAAGAACTTGGTTAACAATAAAGGGGTTCTTCACTCGGACCAACAATTATTTAGTGGCGGTTCTACGGACTCTCAGGTGAAAACTTATAGTACAAACCCTATAACTTTCGATGCGGATTTTGCAAATGCTATGGTGAAAATGGGGAATTTGAGCCCACTTACTGGAACTAATGGTCAGATTCGTACCAATTGCAGGaaaatcaactaa